The following proteins are encoded in a genomic region of Sneathiella marina:
- a CDS encoding AMP-binding protein has product MHIREFAKSVPQKPAYIMAGSGEIVTYGQLDERSNQAANYFRSLGLKVGDHVAFLMENNPRFFEICWAAQRAGLYYTAISSRLTAEEASYIINDCSARLFVTSHFKADLAEQLVSLIPNVETRLMVDGTLDGFESYEEIRSTFPTTPLDDECEGADMLYSSGTTGRPKGIKPTEIGRAIGTEDNLYNILKNVYKFSQDSMYLSPAPLYHAAPLRYNMRAQRFGATCVIMENFDPETYLSLVENYQITHSQLVPTMFVRMLKLPEEVRHKYNVSSLVTAIHAAAPCPEKVKYQMMDWWGPILCEYYGGTEGNGYCAVDPQEWLSHPGTVGRAYIGVLRILGEDGEELPVGETGAIYFSDGKDFIYHNDPERTAESHNDKGWSTLGDVGYLDEDGFLYLTDRQSYMIISGGVNIYPQEIEDLLLTHPKVYDAAVFGVPNEDFGEEVKAVIQPMEMNNAGEELQQELLAFCRANISHVKCPRSIDFEAELPRHPTGKLYKRLLKDKYWGEKKSRII; this is encoded by the coding sequence ATGCATATTCGTGAATTCGCTAAATCCGTTCCTCAAAAACCGGCCTATATTATGGCAGGCAGTGGAGAGATCGTTACTTATGGTCAACTGGATGAAAGATCAAATCAAGCGGCCAATTATTTTCGATCTCTTGGCTTGAAAGTGGGCGATCACGTCGCCTTCCTGATGGAGAATAATCCTCGTTTTTTTGAGATTTGCTGGGCGGCTCAACGAGCGGGTTTATATTACACGGCCATCAGTTCACGCTTAACGGCTGAGGAAGCTTCTTATATCATCAATGATTGTAGTGCCCGGCTTTTCGTCACCTCTCATTTTAAAGCAGATCTTGCAGAACAGCTTGTGTCGTTAATACCAAATGTCGAAACGCGATTGATGGTGGACGGCACTTTAGACGGCTTTGAGTCATACGAGGAAATTAGGTCAACTTTTCCAACAACACCCCTGGACGATGAATGCGAGGGCGCGGATATGCTATATTCATCTGGAACAACAGGGCGACCGAAAGGCATCAAACCAACGGAGATTGGACGGGCTATAGGGACCGAAGACAACCTCTACAACATCTTGAAAAATGTCTACAAGTTTAGCCAGGATTCCATGTATCTATCGCCGGCCCCGCTTTATCACGCGGCCCCGCTTCGCTATAATATGCGCGCCCAGCGATTTGGCGCAACCTGCGTAATTATGGAGAATTTTGACCCAGAAACGTATCTAAGCCTTGTTGAAAATTACCAGATAACCCACAGTCAGCTTGTGCCAACAATGTTTGTCCGAATGCTGAAGTTGCCGGAAGAGGTTCGGCATAAGTACAATGTCAGTTCACTGGTAACGGCAATTCATGCAGCGGCCCCCTGCCCCGAAAAAGTGAAATATCAGATGATGGATTGGTGGGGACCTATCCTCTGTGAATATTATGGCGGGACGGAGGGCAATGGATATTGTGCTGTTGACCCGCAAGAATGGCTCTCGCATCCAGGAACTGTCGGACGGGCATATATCGGCGTTCTTCGTATTCTCGGGGAAGATGGTGAGGAACTCCCTGTCGGAGAAACCGGCGCGATCTATTTCTCAGACGGGAAGGACTTCATTTACCACAATGACCCTGAACGAACAGCAGAAAGTCATAATGACAAAGGCTGGAGCACTTTGGGAGATGTTGGTTACCTGGATGAAGATGGTTTCCTTTATCTCACCGACCGTCAAAGCTACATGATCATTTCCGGCGGCGTGAACATTTATCCCCAAGAAATTGAAGATCTACTGCTGACCCACCCGAAAGTTTATGATGCAGCTGTTTTTGGCGTACCAAACGAGGATTTTGGAGAGGAAGTTAAAGCTGTCATCCAACCCATGGAGATGAACAATGCAGGTGAAGAACTACAACAAGAGCTGTTGGCTTTTTGCCGTGCCAATATCAGCCACGTCAAATGTCCGCGCTCCATAGACTTTGAAGCAGAGCTTCCCCGCCATCCGACAGGGAAACTCTATAAGCGGCTTTTAAAAGACAAATATTGGGGCGAAAAAAAGTCGCGTATCATTTAG